One window of Herpetosiphonaceae bacterium genomic DNA carries:
- the glyA gene encoding serine hydroxymethyltransferase → MLAAFAQTGIDLLFHEDRALYDLLDQEYQRQQESLVMVASSSIADPSVLVCEGMVTGNTTTEGYPGARFHAGCAWVDAIERLAIERAQAAFGARYANVQPHSGSSANQILLFALLKSGDTILGLDLSAGGHLTHGARASVSGQHFHAVGYGLDRDGLIDYDQVRQLALRHRPRLIICGASAYPRAIDFARFRAIADEVGAFLLADISHIAGLVAAGVHPSPIDHAHFTTTSTYKQLYGPRGGLILMGRDADTPAPGGRGTLADLIQRAVFPFFQGTPNLSAIAAKARALALVNTPEFRALARQIVANAQALARHLAQRDYHVLTGGSDNHIVLIDTLARGTTGLIAERALESCQIIVNRNKIPGDTKPALVTSGMRLGTNSLARRGMEPADMALCAELIDRVLSTAVPLGDSEYELSPDVRRSTLDQVRQLCHRFPIPRYPPTHRADETRNQHE, encoded by the coding sequence ATGCTTGCAGCGTTTGCGCAGACAGGAATTGACCTGCTCTTTCACGAGGATCGCGCCCTGTACGATCTGCTCGATCAGGAGTATCAGCGCCAGCAAGAGTCGCTGGTGATGGTCGCCTCATCGAGCATCGCCGATCCGTCTGTCCTGGTCTGCGAGGGCATGGTTACGGGCAACACCACAACCGAGGGCTATCCCGGCGCGCGCTTTCATGCGGGCTGCGCCTGGGTCGATGCGATCGAGCGGCTGGCGATCGAGCGGGCACAGGCTGCCTTCGGAGCACGCTACGCCAATGTCCAGCCGCACTCAGGCTCATCGGCGAACCAGATTCTGCTCTTCGCGCTGCTCAAGTCCGGCGATACGATCCTGGGCCTCGACCTGAGCGCGGGCGGCCATCTGACCCACGGAGCCAGGGCCTCGGTGTCGGGCCAGCATTTCCATGCCGTGGGCTATGGCCTTGATCGGGACGGGCTGATCGACTACGATCAGGTGCGGCAGCTAGCCCTGCGGCACCGGCCAAGGCTGATCATCTGCGGCGCGAGCGCCTACCCGCGCGCGATTGATTTCGCGCGCTTCCGCGCGATTGCCGATGAGGTCGGCGCGTTTCTGCTCGCCGATATTTCGCATATCGCCGGGCTGGTGGCGGCGGGCGTACATCCCAGCCCGATCGACCACGCGCACTTCACGACAACCAGCACCTACAAGCAGTTGTACGGGCCGCGCGGCGGCCTGATCCTGATGGGCCGCGACGCGGACACGCCAGCGCCCGGTGGCAGGGGAACGCTCGCCGATCTGATCCAGCGCGCGGTCTTTCCCTTCTTCCAGGGAACGCCCAATCTCAGCGCGATTGCCGCTAAAGCGCGGGCACTGGCGCTGGTGAACACGCCTGAGTTCAGGGCGCTGGCCCGGCAGATCGTGGCGAATGCCCAGGCGCTGGCGCGGCATCTGGCGCAGCGCGACTACCACGTGCTGACCGGCGGCTCCGATAACCATATCGTACTGATCGATACGCTGGCACGCGGCACGACCGGCCTGATCGCCGAGCGGGCGCTGGAGTCCTGCCAGATCATCGTTAACCGCAATAAAATACCGGGCGATACCAAGCCGGCCCTTGTGACAAGCGGCATGCGACTCGGCACCAATAGCCTGGCGCGCCGAGGCATGGAGCCGGCGGATATGGCGCTGTGCGCCGAGCTGATCGATCGGGTATTGTCGACGGCTGTGCCCCTCGGTGATAGCGAGTACGAGCTATCGCCGGATGTGCGCCGGTCGACGCTCGATCAGGTTCGGCAGCTCTGCCATCGATTTCCAATACCACGCTACCCACCGACGCACCGCGCGGATGAGACGAGGAATCAGCATGAGTGA
- a CDS encoding amino acid adenylation domain-containing protein: protein MSDLSQRISGLSPEKRALLELRLKQQGSALNTFPLSFAQERLWFLDQLEPGSASYSIPALVRLRGSLDAAALESALNQIVERHEALRTTFTTSEGRPVQVVAPALALELPLIDLRDQPESARESVAMSMVQAEIERPFDLQHGPLLRARLLRLDAEEHLLLLTMHHIVSDGWSMGVLIRELVASYHAHVADQPLQVPPLQLQYADYAVWQRKRLQGQLLDQQLGYWRQQLGGAPFGSGTPAPPLLELPTDRPRPPVKTSHGAIYAWSLPQPLTAALLALSQREGTTLFQTLLAAFQVLLARYSGQDDIVVGSPIHGRSRPELEDLIGFFVNTLALRTRLADNPSFRTLIGRVREMTLQAFLNQDLPFERLVEALQPERDLRYTPLFQVVFALQNAPIPAIEVPGLTISPVAVASQTARFDLALTLAETEQGMSGRFEYNTDLFHAATIEALARHFHTLLAGIVADPDRRIADLPLLTEAERERLLVEWNATQTPSRPDQSIMALFEAQAARTPDAVALISGTERVTYAELNRRANRLAHYLRAQGIGPERRVGVCLDRSPELIVAILAILKAGGAYLPLDPAYPAARLAFMIEDAQVALLLTRRASVTAAWSALPDPPPVVDLEVVGPAIAQASNANPGGLLSLDQLAYVIYTSGSTGVPKGVLVSHRGLNNLAAAQIAAFGLRPDSRVLQFASPSFDAAVSEIVTTLLAGAALYLAADLLPGSDLLRLLRDESITTVTLPPSLLAALPDATLPKLETIVAAGESCPAEVVRRWQPGRRFLNAYGPTEYTVCATIGVPGNEPGIPPIGRPIANTRVYLLDRHMQPVPVGVVGELYLGGPGIARGYLDRPDLTAECFVPDPFADQPGGRLYKTGDLARYRPDGQIVFVGRHDEQLKVRGFRVEPGEIEAALRSHPAVREAIVLAGEDTPEQTRLVAYVVPSAAQAGGVGVPPTTSTPSPASAGEGGRGGEGLNSELRAYLKERLPDYMVPSAFVFLDALPLSPNGKIDRRALSALSSAQPSHVPRVAPQTELEHTIAAIWQELLQAEAVGREDNFFEIGGHSLLMVQVQHKLSAALGRDIAMVDLFRYPTISALARFLSDGEQAAAGQRGSQARAERRRALLHGVAQPANDQQARRSDSAIAIIGMAGRFPGAQDIDTFWQNLCNGVESIAFFSDQELLDAGVEPSMLALPNYVKAGATLDDIELFDADFFGYSPREAEIMDPQQRLFLECAWAALEHAGYAPDSIAAPTGVFAGVSLNRYWMNLFSNPEAVEALGGFHTVMSNDRDFLTTRISYKLNLRGPSINVQTACSTSLVAVHMACQSLLHHECDMALAGGVSVAVPAKSGYLFHEGGINAPDGHCRAFDAEARGTISGSGMGIVILKRLQDALDDGDQIYAVIRGSAINNDGAQKVGYTAPSVDGQAEVLAEALAVAGVAPDTVSYVEAHGTATALGDPIEVAALTQAFRGGTDRTGFCAIGSVKTNVGHLDAAAGVTGLIKAALALKHGQIPPSLHFERPNPQIDFASSPFYVNNRLVEWPSDSQPRRAGVSSFGIGGTNAHVVLEEAPAAESSDAGRPWHLLTISAKTEAALEAATTNLAAYLRQHPAANLSDVAYTLQTGRSTFDHRRALVCRDVDSAVAALESRDPQTVLTDQQSAKARPVVFMFPGGGGQHAQMARELYETEPVFRSWVDRSADLLSPQLGLDIRAVLFPAPDQAAAAERQLQQTALALPALFAIEYALAQLWISWGIQPAAMIGHSLGEYVAACLAGVFSLEDALTLVTVRGRLMQQLPAGMMLSVALPEAELRTRLESEDTGRLSIAAVNAPALCVVSGPAQVVAELERALQSEQVDCRRVPIEVAAHSTLVEPMLEEFGRHVQALRLNRPQIPCISGVTGTWLSPADATDPAYWVRHLRQTVRFADGIAELLTDPDRMLLEVGPGRALSGVARLQAPPDRGLTTLASLPGHRDQQSDDAFLLTTLGRLWLAGAQVDWRAFYSHQRRRRVALPTYPFQRQRYWIERQRMEPGGQMRHAALRKKPELADWFYVPSWRRTALPQPFDLREAVDRQGRWLVFVDTTGFGAAVVRQMRQAGQAVVAVQAADRFSRLDQHDYAVDPRQPEDYVELLSDLRAHGFDLDRIVHLWSVAPAESFEQAQASGFYSLIYLAQALEQQRAADPLELVVVLSGAQAVTGEEQLEPEKATVLGPARIVAQEYPHITCRTIDIALPAAGPRREQLARLLLAELSAGSADFAIAYRGGYRWAQTFEPMQTGEAEAGRPRLRENGVYLITGGLGYVGLTIADELARSVRARLVLVSRSALPDRSLWEYWLTSNPETDAVSTKIRAVQLLESHGAMVLTLSADVADAAQMHSVMERIRDEFGTLHGVIHAAGVTGEQAFRGIHALGSVESAWQFQPKVYGLQVLEAVLAEQELDFCLLCSSLASILGGLGFSAYAAANLFMDAFAHRHNQEHAVPWISVNWEGWRAPAHQGHRLSLGADLAELAITPQEGAAIFRRIITLAPTAQIVVSTNDLSARIEHWSGRSARQDAPEQTEEQTVLHERRNIPTPYTAPTSELEGNIAQIWERLLGIAPVGIHDNFFDLGGHSLLAVQLVSRLRSEYQVDVSLHTVFESPTVAQIAALIDASPAQSDEAETLEEMLQMVEQLSEDEITNLLLGGPQE, encoded by the coding sequence ATGAGTGATCTTTCGCAACGTATCTCCGGCCTATCTCCTGAAAAGCGAGCGCTTCTGGAGCTGCGGCTCAAGCAGCAGGGCAGCGCGCTCAATACCTTTCCACTCTCGTTTGCGCAGGAGCGGCTATGGTTTCTCGATCAGCTTGAGCCCGGCAGCGCGTCCTACAGTATCCCCGCGCTGGTGCGGCTGCGCGGATCGCTCGATGCTGCCGCGCTTGAGTCGGCATTAAACCAGATCGTCGAGCGGCACGAGGCGCTGCGCACCACGTTCACGACCAGCGAGGGTCGTCCGGTGCAGGTGGTCGCTCCAGCACTGGCTCTGGAGCTGCCGCTGATCGATCTGCGCGACCAGCCTGAGTCCGCCCGCGAGTCGGTGGCGATGAGCATGGTCCAGGCCGAGATCGAGCGGCCCTTCGATCTCCAGCACGGCCCGCTGCTGCGCGCCCGGCTGCTGCGGCTCGATGCCGAGGAGCATCTGCTGCTCCTGACGATGCACCATATCGTCTCGGATGGCTGGTCGATGGGCGTGCTGATCCGCGAGCTAGTCGCAAGCTATCATGCCCATGTTGCCGATCAGCCGTTGCAGGTACCGCCGCTCCAGCTTCAGTATGCCGACTACGCGGTCTGGCAGCGCAAGCGCTTGCAAGGCCAGCTCCTCGATCAGCAGCTCGGCTACTGGCGGCAGCAGCTCGGCGGGGCACCCTTTGGATCTGGCACTCCCGCGCCGCCGCTGCTGGAGCTGCCCACCGATCGCCCGCGCCCGCCGGTCAAAACATCACACGGCGCGATCTATGCGTGGTCGCTGCCGCAGCCGCTCACGGCGGCGCTGCTGGCGCTGAGCCAGCGCGAGGGCACGACGCTCTTTCAAACGCTGCTGGCCGCGTTTCAGGTGTTGCTCGCCCGCTACAGCGGTCAGGATGATATTGTGGTCGGCTCGCCGATCCATGGACGCTCGCGCCCTGAGCTTGAGGACCTGATCGGCTTCTTTGTCAATACGCTGGCGCTGCGCACCCGGCTTGCCGACAATCCATCCTTTCGGACGCTGATCGGGCGCGTGCGCGAGATGACGCTCCAAGCCTTCCTGAACCAGGATCTTCCGTTCGAGCGGCTGGTCGAGGCGCTTCAGCCCGAACGGGATCTGCGCTACACGCCGCTGTTTCAGGTGGTCTTCGCGCTCCAGAACGCGCCGATCCCGGCGATCGAGGTGCCGGGCCTGACCATCTCTCCGGTCGCGGTTGCCAGCCAGACCGCCAGGTTCGACCTCGCGCTGACGCTGGCTGAGACGGAGCAGGGCATGAGCGGGCGATTCGAGTACAACACCGATCTGTTCCATGCCGCGACGATTGAGGCGCTGGCGCGGCATTTTCATACGCTGCTGGCTGGGATCGTCGCCGATCCCGACCGCCGGATCGCCGACCTGCCGCTGCTGACGGAAGCCGAGCGCGAGCGGCTGCTGGTGGAGTGGAACGCGACTCAAACGCCCAGCCGACCCGACCAGTCGATCATGGCGCTGTTCGAGGCGCAGGCTGCCCGCACGCCCGACGCGGTCGCGCTGATTTCCGGCACCGAGCGGGTGACGTATGCGGAGCTGAATCGCCGCGCAAACCGGCTCGCGCACTATCTGCGCGCTCAGGGCATCGGGCCGGAGCGCCGCGTCGGCGTCTGCCTCGATCGCTCGCCAGAGCTGATTGTTGCGATCCTCGCCATTCTGAAAGCGGGCGGCGCGTATCTGCCGCTCGATCCGGCCTACCCTGCGGCACGTCTGGCGTTTATGATCGAGGATGCCCAGGTGGCGCTGCTGCTGACTCGCCGGGCTTCTGTCACGGCGGCCTGGTCCGCACTGCCCGATCCGCCGCCGGTCGTCGATCTCGAAGTCGTCGGGCCAGCTATCGCCCAGGCGAGCAATGCCAATCCAGGCGGCCTGCTGTCGCTCGATCAGCTTGCCTACGTGATCTACACCTCCGGCTCGACAGGCGTGCCGAAGGGCGTGCTGGTGTCGCATCGTGGGCTGAACAATCTCGCCGCCGCCCAGATTGCGGCCTTTGGCCTGCGCCCCGATAGCCGCGTGCTTCAGTTTGCCTCGCCCAGCTTCGACGCTGCGGTATCCGAGATCGTCACGACGCTGCTGGCGGGTGCGGCGCTCTATCTGGCGGCGGATCTGCTGCCCGGCTCCGATCTACTGCGCCTGCTGCGCGACGAGTCGATCACCACGGTGACGCTGCCGCCTTCGCTGCTGGCGGCCCTGCCCGACGCCACGCTTCCGAAGCTTGAAACCATCGTCGCGGCAGGCGAGTCGTGTCCGGCGGAGGTTGTGAGGCGCTGGCAGCCCGGACGACGCTTCCTGAACGCCTACGGCCCGACCGAGTACACAGTCTGCGCGACGATCGGCGTGCCTGGGAATGAGCCAGGCATTCCGCCGATCGGTCGTCCGATCGCCAACACGCGCGTCTATCTGCTCGATCGGCACATGCAGCCGGTGCCGGTCGGCGTGGTGGGCGAACTGTACCTGGGTGGCCCGGGCATTGCGCGCGGCTACCTCGATCGTCCCGACCTGACCGCCGAGTGCTTCGTCCCCGATCCATTTGCTGATCAGCCCGGCGGGCGGCTCTACAAAACCGGCGATCTGGCGCGCTATCGACCTGATGGGCAGATCGTCTTCGTAGGCCGTCATGACGAGCAGCTCAAGGTGCGTGGCTTCCGCGTCGAGCCGGGCGAGATCGAGGCCGCGCTGCGCTCGCATCCCGCCGTGCGCGAGGCGATAGTGCTGGCGGGCGAAGATACGCCGGAGCAGACGCGGCTGGTAGCGTACGTCGTGCCGAGCGCAGCGCAGGCCGGGGGTGTGGGGGTGCCCCCCACGACTTCTACCCCCTCGCCTGCCTCAGCGGGAGAGGGAGGCCGGGGTGGTGAGGGCCTCAACTCCGAACTCAGAGCCTACCTGAAAGAGCGCCTCCCCGACTACATGGTGCCGAGCGCGTTCGTCTTCCTTGATGCGCTGCCGCTCTCACCGAACGGCAAGATCGATCGCCGCGCACTGTCGGCGCTGAGCAGCGCGCAGCCCTCGCATGTGCCCCGTGTCGCGCCGCAGACCGAGCTTGAGCACACGATTGCCGCGATCTGGCAGGAGCTACTTCAGGCCGAGGCCGTCGGTCGGGAGGATAATTTCTTCGAGATCGGCGGGCACTCGCTGCTGATGGTCCAGGTTCAGCATAAGCTCTCTGCCGCGCTGGGCCGCGATATTGCGATGGTCGATCTGTTCCGCTATCCGACGATCAGCGCGCTGGCGCGCTTTCTCAGCGACGGAGAGCAGGCCGCTGCGGGACAGCGCGGCAGCCAGGCGCGCGCCGAGCGCCGACGAGCGCTGCTGCACGGCGTGGCGCAGCCAGCCAACGATCAGCAGGCGCGGCGCTCCGACTCCGCGATTGCGATCATCGGCATGGCAGGCCGCTTCCCAGGCGCACAGGACATCGATACCTTCTGGCAAAACCTCTGCAACGGCGTCGAGTCGATCGCGTTCTTCTCCGATCAAGAGCTGCTCGACGCGGGCGTTGAGCCGTCGATGCTGGCGCTGCCGAACTACGTCAAGGCAGGCGCGACGCTGGATGACATCGAGCTGTTCGATGCGGACTTCTTTGGGTACAGCCCGCGCGAGGCGGAGATTATGGACCCGCAGCAGCGGCTCTTTTTGGAGTGCGCCTGGGCTGCGCTGGAGCACGCGGGCTACGCCCCCGACAGCATCGCGGCCCCGACCGGCGTGTTTGCGGGCGTCAGCCTGAACCGCTACTGGATGAATCTGTTCAGCAACCCGGAGGCCGTCGAAGCGCTGGGCGGGTTCCATACCGTGATGTCCAACGACCGCGATTTCCTGACCACGCGCATCTCGTATAAGCTCAACCTGCGCGGGCCTAGCATCAACGTCCAGACCGCGTGCTCGACCTCGCTGGTGGCGGTGCATATGGCCTGCCAGTCGTTGCTGCACCACGAGTGCGACATGGCGCTGGCCGGCGGCGTGTCGGTCGCGGTCCCGGCCAAGAGCGGCTATCTGTTTCACGAGGGCGGCATCAACGCGCCCGACGGTCATTGCCGCGCCTTCGACGCCGAGGCGCGCGGGACGATCAGCGGCAGCGGCATGGGTATCGTGATCTTGAAGCGGCTCCAGGACGCGCTCGACGACGGCGATCAGATCTACGCGGTGATTCGCGGCTCCGCGATCAACAACGACGGCGCTCAAAAGGTTGGCTACACCGCGCCCAGCGTGGACGGCCAGGCCGAGGTGCTCGCCGAAGCGCTGGCGGTCGCGGGCGTTGCCCCGGATACGGTGAGCTACGTCGAGGCCCACGGCACGGCTACGGCGCTCGGCGATCCGATCGAGGTTGCGGCGCTGACCCAGGCGTTTCGCGGCGGCACCGATCGCACGGGCTTTTGCGCGATCGGCTCGGTCAAGACCAACGTCGGCCACCTGGACGCGGCGGCGGGCGTGACCGGGCTGATCAAGGCCGCGCTGGCGCTCAAGCACGGGCAGATCCCGCCGAGCCTGCATTTCGAGCGGCCCAACCCGCAGATCGATTTCGCCAGCAGCCCGTTCTATGTCAACAACCGGCTGGTCGAGTGGCCGTCGGACAGCCAGCCGCGCCGCGCGGGCGTGAGCTCGTTCGGCATCGGCGGCACGAACGCCCACGTGGTGCTCGAAGAAGCGCCAGCCGCCGAGTCTTCCGACGCCGGACGGCCCTGGCATCTGCTGACGATTTCGGCGAAGACCGAGGCCGCGCTCGAAGCGGCCACGACGAATCTTGCCGCGTACCTGCGCCAGCATCCTGCGGCGAATCTGTCCGACGTGGCGTACACGCTACAGACTGGCCGCAGCACGTTCGACCACCGGCGGGCGCTGGTCTGCCGCGATGTCGACAGCGCCGTTGCAGCGCTCGAATCCCGTGATCCGCAGACGGTCCTTACCGATCAACAGTCGGCCAAAGCGCGGCCTGTGGTCTTTATGTTCCCCGGCGGCGGCGGTCAGCACGCGCAGATGGCCCGTGAGCTGTACGAGACAGAGCCGGTCTTCCGCTCCTGGGTCGATCGCAGCGCCGATCTGCTCAGCCCGCAGTTAGGTCTTGACATTCGCGCTGTGCTCTTCCCCGCTCCCGATCAGGCGGCAGCAGCGGAGCGGCAGCTTCAGCAGACCGCGCTGGCACTGCCCGCGCTGTTTGCGATCGAGTACGCCCTGGCTCAGCTCTGGATCTCGTGGGGTATCCAGCCTGCCGCGATGATCGGCCATAGCCTGGGCGAGTACGTTGCCGCATGCCTAGCCGGTGTCTTCTCGCTCGAAGATGCGCTGACGCTTGTCACCGTCCGTGGTCGCCTGATGCAGCAATTGCCCGCCGGAATGATGCTCAGCGTCGCCCTGCCGGAGGCCGAGCTGCGGACGCGGCTGGAATCAGAGGATACCGGGCGTCTTTCGATCGCGGCGGTTAACGCTCCCGCGCTGTGCGTGGTGTCGGGTCCGGCGCAGGTGGTCGCCGAGCTTGAGCGCGCGCTGCAAAGCGAGCAGGTCGATTGTCGGCGCGTCCCGATCGAGGTCGCGGCACACTCTACGCTGGTCGAGCCGATGCTTGAGGAGTTTGGGCGTCATGTGCAGGCGCTACGACTCAATCGTCCACAGATCCCGTGTATCTCCGGCGTCACCGGCACCTGGCTCTCCCCAGCCGACGCGACCGATCCGGCTTATTGGGTCAGGCATCTCCGCCAGACGGTCCGCTTCGCCGATGGCATCGCCGAGCTGCTCACCGATCCCGACCGCATGCTGCTTGAGGTCGGGCCGGGACGCGCGCTGAGCGGCGTTGCCAGGCTGCAAGCGCCGCCCGATCGCGGGCTGACCACGCTCGCCTCGCTGCCCGGCCATCGCGATCAACAGTCGGACGATGCGTTCCTGCTGACGACGCTCGGACGGCTCTGGCTGGCCGGGGCGCAGGTGGACTGGCGAGCGTTTTATAGCCACCAGCGGCGTCGGCGTGTGGCGCTCCCGACCTATCCGTTCCAGCGGCAGCGCTACTGGATCGAGCGACAGCGGATGGAGCCGGGCGGTCAGATGCGCCACGCGGCGCTGCGCAAAAAGCCGGAGCTTGCCGACTGGTTCTACGTCCCATCGTGGAGGCGCACGGCGCTACCACAGCCCTTCGATCTTCGTGAAGCTGTCGATCGTCAGGGTCGCTGGCTGGTTTTCGTGGATACCACAGGATTCGGCGCGGCGGTTGTGCGACAGATGCGGCAGGCGGGACAGGCGGTGGTCGCGGTGCAGGCGGCAGACCGGTTCTCGCGGCTGGATCAGCACGACTACGCGGTCGATCCCCGGCAGCCAGAAGATTATGTCGAGCTACTGTCCGACCTCCGGGCGCACGGCTTCGATCTCGACCGGATCGTCCACCTGTGGAGCGTCGCGCCCGCCGAGTCGTTCGAGCAGGCTCAGGCGAGCGGCTTTTACAGCCTGATCTATCTGGCGCAGGCTTTGGAGCAGCAGCGCGCCGCCGATCCGCTTGAGCTGGTGGTGGTGCTCAGCGGCGCGCAGGCCGTCACGGGTGAGGAACAGCTTGAGCCTGAGAAAGCGACCGTACTAGGTCCAGCCCGGATCGTCGCGCAGGAATACCCGCACATTACCTGCCGCACGATCGATATTGCGCTGCCTGCCGCCGGGCCACGCCGCGAGCAACTGGCTCGTCTGCTGCTGGCTGAGCTGTCGGCTGGATCGGCGGACTTCGCCATCGCCTATCGCGGCGGGTATCGCTGGGCGCAGACCTTTGAGCCGATGCAGACTGGCGAGGCGGAGGCTGGACGGCCCCGTCTGCGCGAGAACGGCGTGTACCTGATCACCGGCGGCCTCGGCTACGTTGGCCTGACGATCGCGGATGAGCTGGCGCGCTCGGTGCGGGCACGGCTGGTGCTCGTCTCTCGCTCGGCGCTCCCCGATCGCTCACTATGGGAGTACTGGCTGACGAGCAACCCCGAAACCGATGCGGTCAGCACGAAGATTCGCGCGGTACAATTGCTGGAGTCGCACGGCGCGATGGTGCTGACGCTCAGCGCCGATGTGGCGGATGCCGCGCAGATGCATTCGGTCATGGAGCGGATTCGGGACGAGTTTGGGACGCTTCACGGCGTTATTCACGCGGCTGGCGTGACGGGCGAGCAGGCATTTCGTGGGATTCATGCCCTCGGCTCTGTCGAGAGCGCCTGGCAGTTCCAGCCCAAAGTCTACGGGCTTCAGGTGCTTGAGGCGGTACTGGCCGAGCAGGAGCTTGACTTTTGCTTGCTTTGCTCCTCGCTCGCTTCGATCCTGGGCGGCCTTGGCTTTAGCGCCTACGCCGCCGCGAACCTGTTTATGGATGCGTTTGCGCATCGGCATAATCAGGAGCATGCCGTGCCGTGGATCAGCGTCAACTGGGAGGGCTGGCGCGCACCGGCGCATCAGGGGCACCGCCTCAGCCTCGGCGCGGATCTGGCTGAGCTGGCGATCACGCCTCAGGAAGGAGCGGCGATCTTCCGCCGGATCATCACGCTTGCTCCGACCGCGCAGATCGTCGTCTCAACCAACGATCTCTCAGCCCGCATCGAGCATTGGAGCGGACGCAGCGCGCGGCAAGACGCGCCGGAGCAGACCGAGGAGCAGACCGTTCTGCACGAGCGCCGCAATATCCCGACGCCGTACACCGCTCCGACGAGCGAGCTTGAGGGCAACATCGCGCAGATCTGGGAGCGACTCCTGGGTATCGCGCCGGTCGGCATCCACGATAACTTTTTCGACCTGGGCGGCCACTCGCTGCTGGCGGTCCAGCTTGTCTCGCGGCTGCGCAGCGAATATCAGGTTGACGTATCCCTGCACACCGTGTTTGAATCACCGACCGTAGCGCAGATCGCGGCGCTGATCGACGCCAGCCCGGCCCAGAGCGATGAGGCCGAGACGCTGGAAGAGATGCTTCAGATGGTGGAGCAGCTTTCGGAGGATGAGATCACGAATCTGTTGCTCGGCGGGCCGCAGGAGTGA